One Maribacter cobaltidurans genomic window carries:
- a CDS encoding VCBS repeat-containing protein, whose protein sequence is MRIKSIVFFTLLIAISCTDKNSGEVFKKASSEQTGIKFANTLKETDDLNILDYLYFYNGGGIAIGDINNDGLPDIYLSANQLENKLYLNKGNLKFEDITEKAGVAGKSSWNTGSVMGDVNGDGLLDIYICAVVGLNGFNGHNELFINQGDGTFIEKSAAYGLDFESYSSNAAFLDFDLDGDLDMYLLNHAVHTQDTFGNVKLRYQRNYETGDKLLRNDNGKFVDVSEEAGIFGGINGYGLGVAVSDFNMDGYPDLYIGNDFHEDDYYYLNNGDGTFTESLRTNFGHTSRFSMGSDVADINHDGRPDLISLDMLPEDEKVLKSSEGDDNIQVQKLRINDYGYHYQFTRNMLYLNQPDGTFMESALASGVAASDWSWSALFGDYDQDGEQDLFISNGIPKRPNDLDYINFLSNDNVEKKINNTNLIDKKALELMPSGNIANKVFQGTSGATFLDQSTKWIPQDTLVSGATAFGDLDNDGDLDIVTNNLNSEITFYENQTNNSSNYLKLKLTYKEGNPFGIGTKVTSYANGSMQFRELYTVRGFQSSSQPIIHFGFDQLTTIDSLEIIWPDLSYQILKNVSVNQTLEVSPQNTQPYNKTNTSATKTLFTVVEDNLGIDFAHIEDSYTDFNRQKLIPYQTSDRGPATSIGDLNNDGKDDIYFGSSKFIPSQIFIQQDSSFVKMPYPNIQQDSVKEDVVSLILKQGKDSSPNLLIGTGGADFYGQAKPLTNSYYTIGPNEGSAASSQFPQLYGNTSVIVPIDIDGDGDLDLFIGSQSVSGDFGRPADSYILVNDNGEYFLKNQKIFESLGMVTDAIAEDYNQDGQTDLIVIGEWMAPKFLKNNNGNFIWDDNLVSNDLNGLWQSIQSFDMDGDGDLDYLLGNWGTNSKFSASKKHPLKMYYHDFDGNGNTETIVCNYNQDAYYPIDGLNELSGQLVFLRKKFTSYAAFAGKSIEDVLGKDTLDESTVLTVTNLKSGYLKNENGKFEFVAFPFEMQLAPILAFLKYDFDGDGDQEVLAGGNYFGIKPYHGRFDSFPGALINSSDDIILGNELGLKFMFKSLRHLNILRFHDHPYLLATFNNEKAQLYKILP, encoded by the coding sequence ATGAGAATTAAATCCATAGTTTTCTTTACGTTACTGATTGCTATAAGTTGTACCGATAAAAATTCAGGAGAGGTCTTTAAAAAAGCTTCTTCGGAACAGACCGGTATCAAATTTGCCAACACCCTAAAGGAAACGGATGACCTTAATATTCTGGACTATCTCTATTTCTACAACGGTGGAGGTATTGCTATAGGAGACATTAATAATGATGGGTTGCCGGACATTTATTTATCCGCCAATCAACTTGAAAATAAATTGTACCTCAACAAAGGCAATCTAAAATTCGAGGATATTACAGAGAAAGCCGGAGTAGCCGGTAAAAGCTCTTGGAACACGGGCTCAGTAATGGGCGATGTAAACGGTGACGGACTACTGGACATTTATATTTGTGCTGTTGTTGGCCTCAATGGTTTTAACGGACATAATGAGCTTTTCATAAATCAGGGCGACGGTACATTTATTGAAAAATCTGCTGCCTATGGTTTGGATTTTGAATCGTACAGCTCTAACGCCGCTTTTTTGGATTTTGACTTGGATGGCGATTTGGACATGTATCTATTGAATCACGCCGTTCACACCCAGGATACCTTTGGCAATGTAAAACTTAGATATCAACGAAATTACGAAACCGGGGATAAGTTACTCAGGAACGATAACGGGAAGTTTGTGGATGTAAGTGAGGAAGCGGGAATATTTGGAGGCATCAATGGCTACGGACTAGGGGTAGCCGTTTCGGATTTCAATATGGACGGATATCCAGACCTCTACATTGGGAATGACTTTCATGAGGATGACTATTATTACCTAAACAATGGAGATGGGACCTTTACAGAAAGTCTAAGAACAAATTTTGGCCATACTTCTAGATTTTCCATGGGTAGTGATGTCGCGGACATTAACCATGACGGTCGTCCCGATCTGATTTCCTTGGATATGTTACCTGAGGACGAAAAAGTGCTAAAATCTTCCGAAGGGGATGATAATATCCAAGTTCAAAAACTTCGTATCAACGACTATGGTTATCACTACCAATTTACCCGTAACATGCTCTACCTCAACCAACCGGACGGCACATTTATGGAAAGTGCCCTTGCAAGTGGAGTCGCAGCTTCAGATTGGAGTTGGAGCGCCCTATTTGGGGACTATGACCAAGATGGGGAACAAGATCTTTTCATAAGTAACGGAATCCCAAAACGCCCAAATGATTTGGACTACATTAATTTCCTGTCCAATGACAATGTAGAAAAGAAAATAAATAATACGAATCTCATTGATAAAAAAGCATTGGAATTAATGCCATCCGGTAATATTGCCAATAAAGTCTTTCAAGGGACCTCTGGAGCCACTTTCCTAGACCAGTCCACGAAATGGATTCCTCAGGACACCCTTGTTTCCGGAGCAACTGCCTTTGGGGATTTGGATAACGACGGTGACTTGGACATAGTAACCAATAACCTGAACAGTGAAATTACCTTTTACGAAAACCAAACCAACAATAGTTCCAATTACCTAAAGCTAAAACTAACCTATAAGGAAGGTAATCCTTTTGGCATTGGAACAAAAGTAACATCTTACGCAAACGGCAGTATGCAGTTTAGGGAGCTCTACACCGTTCGGGGATTTCAATCTTCTTCTCAACCTATTATTCATTTTGGATTTGACCAATTGACAACAATAGACTCATTAGAAATCATCTGGCCTGACCTATCCTACCAAATACTTAAAAATGTTTCCGTAAATCAAACCTTGGAAGTATCGCCACAAAACACCCAGCCCTATAACAAGACAAATACATCTGCTACCAAAACATTATTCACCGTTGTAGAAGATAATCTAGGTATTGATTTTGCACATATTGAAGATTCTTATACCGATTTCAATCGGCAAAAGCTCATCCCCTACCAAACCTCAGACCGTGGACCAGCAACTAGCATTGGGGATTTGAACAATGATGGTAAGGACGATATTTATTTTGGAAGTTCCAAATTCATTCCTTCCCAGATATTCATCCAACAGGACTCCAGTTTTGTGAAAATGCCCTATCCCAATATTCAACAGGACTCGGTCAAAGAAGACGTGGTTTCTCTAATCTTGAAGCAGGGTAAGGATAGTTCGCCCAATTTATTAATTGGAACAGGAGGTGCCGATTTTTACGGGCAGGCAAAGCCATTGACCAACAGCTACTATACCATTGGACCCAACGAAGGTTCAGCCGCGAGTTCTCAATTTCCTCAACTGTATGGCAACACTTCGGTTATAGTTCCCATTGATATTGATGGAGACGGCGATCTGGACCTATTCATCGGAAGCCAATCCGTTTCCGGAGATTTTGGAAGACCAGCGGATTCATATATACTGGTAAATGATAATGGTGAGTATTTCTTAAAAAACCAAAAAATCTTTGAGTCATTGGGTATGGTTACAGATGCCATTGCAGAGGATTATAACCAAGACGGACAAACCGATTTGATTGTTATAGGTGAATGGATGGCACCAAAATTCCTTAAGAATAACAACGGCAACTTTATTTGGGATGATAATTTGGTATCCAACGATTTGAACGGTCTATGGCAAAGTATACAAAGTTTTGATATGGATGGAGACGGTGATCTTGATTATCTATTGGGCAATTGGGGCACGAATTCCAAATTTTCTGCTTCTAAAAAGCATCCATTGAAAATGTATTATCATGATTTTGATGGGAATGGAAATACGGAGACTATTGTATGTAACTACAATCAAGATGCGTATTATCCAATCGACGGACTTAATGAACTATCCGGTCAACTCGTATTCCTAAGAAAAAAATTCACGTCCTATGCCGCGTTTGCCGGCAAATCCATCGAAGATGTACTTGGTAAAGACACCCTTGATGAATCCACGGTCCTAACCGTAACCAACTTAAAATCAGGTTATCTAAAAAATGAGAATGGGAAATTTGAGTTTGTAGCTTTCCCTTTTGAAATGCAGTTGGCCCCTATTTTGGCGTTTTTAAAATATGACTTTGATGGCGATGGAGATCAAGAAGTATTGGCCGGAGGCAACTATTTTGGTATTAAGCCTTACCATGGCCGGTTTGATTCCTTCCCAGGTGCATTGATCAATTCCTCTGATGATATCATTTTGGGTAACGAGTTAGGGCTGAAATTCATGTTTAAATCCTTAAGACACCTTAATATTCTTCGTTTTCATGACCATCCTTATTTGTTGGCCACATTCAATAATGAAAAGGCCCAACTATATAAGATACTTCCCTAA
- a CDS encoding GyrI-like domain-containing protein, producing the protein MKKSIKIILFIFLLFSLWYLFVKPSDYIINFESKSLPGTINQSIKLWGKGLKSTTVLKQEDPNNILQTFAFSDSVHDYHWSIIPIHDSLSKVSVRVKDNNLKNSIINRLKVPFVKTDFVKRSEKTVYNFMTVLKDHVDNFKVNIVGYEETPNKMLAYVNLSSEQYLKGQGMMDNNNFIADMLFKNKIELDGPPMLEVLHWNQEKDSITYNFGFPIKQMDTLPNLGEIKYKKLAKQKALKAIFNGNYISSDRAWYALMNYAKKNNIILKENPLEVFQNNPHMGGDSSKWVAEIYMPIDTSSTTGPF; encoded by the coding sequence ATGAAAAAAAGTATAAAAATCATCCTCTTCATTTTTTTACTTTTCTCTCTATGGTACCTGTTTGTTAAACCATCTGATTACATTATCAATTTTGAGTCCAAATCCTTACCAGGAACCATAAATCAATCCATAAAGCTTTGGGGCAAGGGTTTAAAGAGTACAACTGTCTTGAAGCAGGAGGACCCGAATAATATTTTACAAACTTTTGCTTTTTCAGACTCGGTCCATGATTATCACTGGTCCATAATACCAATTCATGACTCACTTTCAAAAGTATCCGTAAGGGTAAAGGATAATAATCTCAAAAACAGTATCATAAATAGGCTGAAAGTGCCTTTTGTAAAAACTGATTTCGTGAAGCGATCTGAGAAAACGGTATATAATTTTATGACCGTACTAAAAGACCATGTTGATAATTTCAAGGTAAACATTGTAGGGTATGAGGAGACACCTAACAAAATGTTAGCTTATGTAAACTTGAGCAGCGAACAATATCTTAAAGGTCAGGGCATGATGGATAATAATAATTTTATTGCCGATATGCTTTTTAAAAATAAAATTGAATTGGACGGTCCGCCCATGCTGGAGGTATTGCATTGGAACCAAGAAAAGGATAGTATTACCTATAATTTTGGATTTCCGATTAAACAAATGGATACACTGCCCAATTTAGGAGAAATCAAATATAAAAAACTAGCCAAACAAAAAGCGCTAAAAGCCATTTTCAATGGTAATTATATTTCTTCGGACCGTGCTTGGTATGCCTTGATGAACTATGCCAAAAAGAACAACATTATACTGAAGGAAAACCCTTTGGAGGTCTTCCAAAACAATCCACATATGGGAGGGGATTCCAGTAAATGGGTAGCGGAAATCTATATGCCTATAGACACTTCATCCACCACAGGTCCCTTTTAG